The following proteins are encoded in a genomic region of Dyadobacter sp. UC 10:
- a CDS encoding FecR family protein, translating to MNYEHYLVKDFLEDTAFRKWVQSPSAESNAFWQKFLDQHPQKSTEVAQARKFLLALDEHVSSGFVPEEQQKQVFRNIKTQLNQEDERPVRRFFPTWPYWSAAASIVLLLGFWFYGKQSDKSYSYQSNVIDSGRRLVEKVNNGGTPMSIVFADGSKVRLAPASRISFPEEFNAGDKREVFLSGEAFFDVAKNPERPFFVYSNELVTKVLGTSFNIKAYEQDQDITINVTSGKVAVSIAEDAKPAAGSTEGKVRDLLLLPNQQAVLSRKEAELVRSLVKEPVLVKANATHKDFVFVRTPVDEVFEKLKTDYSVQITYDAALFARCELTADLTAESLYEKLDVICKTIEATYKSEDGRIVVTGNGCN from the coding sequence ATGAACTACGAACATTACTTGGTAAAGGACTTTCTCGAGGACACTGCATTTCGAAAATGGGTGCAGTCGCCCTCGGCAGAATCAAATGCATTCTGGCAAAAATTCCTCGACCAGCACCCTCAGAAATCCACAGAAGTCGCACAGGCCCGGAAGTTTTTGCTGGCATTGGACGAACACGTCAGCAGCGGTTTCGTCCCGGAAGAGCAGCAAAAGCAGGTTTTCCGTAATATCAAAACGCAATTGAACCAGGAAGACGAACGTCCGGTCCGGAGGTTTTTCCCCACCTGGCCCTACTGGTCGGCCGCCGCGTCAATCGTTTTGCTGCTGGGCTTCTGGTTTTACGGCAAGCAGTCCGACAAAAGCTATTCCTATCAGTCCAATGTAATCGACTCAGGAAGACGGCTGGTCGAAAAGGTCAATAATGGCGGTACGCCCATGTCCATTGTCTTTGCCGACGGCAGCAAGGTGCGCCTGGCACCTGCAAGCCGGATTTCCTTTCCGGAGGAATTTAATGCAGGTGATAAACGTGAGGTTTTCCTGAGCGGAGAGGCATTTTTTGATGTAGCCAAAAATCCTGAACGCCCGTTTTTTGTGTATTCCAATGAGCTGGTTACGAAAGTGCTGGGTACCAGTTTTAACATTAAAGCTTACGAACAGGATCAGGACATTACGATCAATGTTACCTCGGGAAAAGTGGCAGTATCTATTGCTGAGGATGCCAAACCGGCTGCGGGCAGCACCGAAGGTAAAGTGCGGGACTTATTGCTGCTTCCCAACCAGCAGGCAGTTTTGTCAAGAAAAGAAGCCGAGCTGGTGCGGTCGCTCGTGAAGGAGCCGGTGCTGGTGAAAGCCAATGCGACGCACAAGGACTTCGTCTTTGTCAGAACGCCGGTAGACGAAGTTTTTGAAAAGCTCAAAACCGATTACAGCGTTCAGATCACTTACGACGCTGCATTGTTTGCCCGCTGCGAGCTCACCGCCGACCTTACTGCCGAGTCGCTTTACGAGAAACTGGACGTGATTTGCAAGACCATCGAGGCCACTTATAAATCGGAAGACGGCCGGATCGTCGTCACCGGAAACGGTTGTAACTAA
- a CDS encoding RNA polymerase sigma factor codes for MKPFTEHTDDQALWAAMRAGDESAFESLYNRYFQILFSYGKKLAAEEIVSDAIQDLFINIWRSRRTLGQAESVRFYLFRSVRREIVRSLKNETRGEDWEDLDENLLPVQMSPETIYAGDEETFEQTEQIRRWLDLLPPRQHEALLLRYYHNLEYAEVAQVLNIKEQTARNLVQKALAILKRVAILLIVGLLLNQ; via the coding sequence TTGAAACCGTTTACCGAACATACCGACGATCAGGCACTTTGGGCCGCTATGAGGGCAGGCGATGAGTCTGCTTTCGAGTCGTTGTATAACCGGTATTTTCAGATCCTTTTCAGTTATGGGAAGAAGCTTGCAGCGGAAGAAATAGTCAGCGATGCGATACAGGATTTGTTTATCAACATCTGGCGGAGTCGTCGCACGCTGGGCCAGGCGGAGTCGGTCAGGTTTTACCTGTTCAGATCCGTCCGCCGGGAAATCGTAAGAAGTCTGAAAAACGAAACGAGGGGTGAGGATTGGGAGGATCTTGATGAAAACCTGCTGCCTGTCCAGATGTCGCCCGAGACGATTTACGCGGGCGACGAAGAAACTTTTGAACAAACCGAACAGATCCGCCGCTGGCTGGACCTGCTTCCACCCCGCCAACACGAAGCCCTGCTGCTCCGTTACTATCATAACCTCGAATACGCAGAAGTTGCCCAGGTGCTTAACATCAAGGAGCAGACCGCCCGGAATCTGGTGCAGAAAGCACTGGCCATTTTGAAAAGGGTTGCCATTCTGTTGATTGTCGGGCTTTTACTTAATCAGTAA
- a CDS encoding RNA polymerase sigma-70 factor, whose product MNQKKTELTTASGSIPIEASVTIGEIHAADCTQDKEYFIRQAFHINALTGYELLFRQYYGSLCSHAARYVYTREVAEDLVSEVFYTFWKNQAYQQINTSFRAYLFASVRYKALNYLKWEFFKEDNFELQEDDEMGGTPEPDQVLEYDELCMYIEKIAASLPPQCRKVFLLNRFEGKSYSEIAKTMGVSVKAIEGHMSKALAVFRKALTAYRMPGK is encoded by the coding sequence TTGAATCAGAAAAAAACTGAGCTAACAACCGCTTCGGGCAGCATACCAATTGAAGCTTCGGTGACGATCGGTGAGATTCATGCAGCGGATTGCACGCAGGACAAGGAGTACTTTATCCGGCAAGCTTTTCACATCAACGCGCTTACCGGCTATGAACTGCTTTTCAGGCAATACTACGGTTCACTATGCAGCCACGCGGCGAGGTACGTATATACGAGGGAGGTTGCCGAGGATCTGGTTTCAGAGGTATTTTATACTTTTTGGAAAAATCAGGCTTATCAGCAGATCAATACATCTTTTCGGGCTTACCTGTTTGCTTCCGTCCGGTACAAGGCCCTTAACTATCTGAAATGGGAGTTTTTTAAGGAGGATAATTTCGAATTGCAGGAGGATGATGAAATGGGCGGAACACCCGAACCGGATCAGGTACTTGAATACGATGAACTCTGCATGTACATAGAAAAGATCGCCGCCTCACTGCCTCCCCAATGTCGCAAGGTATTTCTGCTCAACCGGTTTGAAGGAAAGTCTTACTCTGAAATTGCGAAAACAATGGGTGTATCCGTGAAAGCGATAGAGGGACACATGAGCAAGGCGCTGGCCGTGTTCCGCAAGGCGCTGACTGCTTACAGAATGCCGGGGAAGTAG
- a CDS encoding FecR family protein yields MEFIITKEIMFNYFSGHASALQKKMIAESLADPKNLEIYYAYLEEWEKCQPQFLPDLPAAFSKNLKRIHSTERQPRRLRKDAAIRPLHALTSLVAVKVAACLFVLGLTGYFFRDHILYENYETAYGELRSFTLSDSSSVVLNSNSTLRVPRFTFAVWSREVRLAGEAEFHVRRRDDKLRFVVHTPGNNTVTVLGTEFSVYSRNNKTDVTLNKGKVELASVNSLEPTVMKPGEKGSFAPDGSIYIQALSPGELSSQTAWKEQRFAFNHTTLTEIAVQIRDVFGTDIRIDDPSLASRQLTGTFKAQTADDLLEVLKEMLGIEVIKVKKQVHLIPKPTNTN; encoded by the coding sequence ATGGAATTTATAATTACAAAAGAGATCATGTTCAACTATTTTTCGGGACATGCTTCGGCGCTGCAAAAGAAAATGATTGCGGAGAGCCTGGCAGATCCAAAAAATCTCGAAATCTATTATGCATATCTCGAAGAATGGGAAAAATGCCAGCCGCAGTTTTTGCCGGATCTCCCAGCCGCATTCTCTAAAAATCTCAAACGTATACACAGCACCGAACGGCAGCCACGCCGGCTTCGCAAGGATGCGGCAATCCGTCCGCTTCACGCTTTAACCAGCCTGGTTGCTGTTAAAGTAGCAGCCTGCCTATTCGTGCTCGGATTGACCGGGTACTTTTTTCGCGATCATATCCTTTATGAAAACTATGAGACAGCGTACGGTGAATTGCGCTCATTTACACTTTCTGACAGCAGCAGCGTGGTACTCAATTCCAACAGTACCCTGCGCGTGCCCCGGTTCACCTTCGCCGTATGGTCCAGGGAAGTTCGTCTAGCCGGAGAAGCGGAGTTTCATGTGAGAAGGCGGGATGATAAGCTTCGTTTTGTAGTCCATACCCCTGGCAATAATACGGTTACTGTATTGGGGACCGAGTTTTCAGTATACAGCAGGAATAATAAAACTGACGTAACATTAAACAAAGGAAAAGTAGAGCTGGCCTCTGTAAACTCGCTCGAACCTACCGTCATGAAACCCGGTGAAAAAGGAAGTTTTGCGCCGGACGGAAGCATTTATATCCAGGCACTTTCTCCCGGGGAGCTTTCCAGTCAGACAGCCTGGAAGGAACAGCGTTTTGCATTCAACCACACTACACTTACAGAAATTGCAGTACAGATCCGAGACGTTTTCGGAACAGACATCCGGATTGACGACCCTTCGCTGGCAAGCAGGCAGCTGACAGGAACTTTCAAAGCTCAGACGGCCGATGACCTTCTGGAAGTTCTTAAAGAAATGCTTGGTATTGAAGTAATTAAAGTAAAAAAGCAAGTGCACCTTATTCCTAAACCCACAAACACCAATTAA
- a CDS encoding SusC/RagA family TonB-linked outer membrane protein, with amino-acid sequence MRQKFRFISIWSAAVFLFISIEIPAQILALSPQHKVSQERSETQVKQVREVILQLKELYKADILFEEKLLEGLEAKGMTVKPKSTLEENLRQLLAPVGLRHRKVRGNSFVILPASTKAAGTPEITPSQKKGPDHSNLKTLVSDGPRVLAPQQAEIVVKGRVTDSEKNEALPGVSVLLKGSTAGVITDEKGEFEIKVADTSAVLVFSFIGFTSQETSVGTKSFVSMVLKPALNSLEELVVVGYGTQKKVNLTGSVATMDAKQLSVVPSGNVGNLLAGNLPGLISVQRSGEPGKDDPTLSIRGFGNALVVVDGIVGRDFFRLDPNEIESITILKDAASASVYGVSGGNGVILVTTKKGVSGKPELSYSMNYSVQHVTKYPRLVNSEEFATLKNEAAVNIGGTPVYSQADVQKFRDGSDPMNFPNYNYYDLYVRDYTPVVQQNLSVRGGSDKIKYFFLLGGHKATAMWGEGDQTYKKYNFRSNVEAQINDNLKVSVDIGARSETRNDLVQDAYLMASWLQYSWPIVNPKTPDGKIANTNYGLSGYLEPELSGYARNRRNALQGNLAIDYKIPFVDGLNARFLAAYDLLYEDSKHWQKQIKHHVWDPATGKSRVVGGRDSNFLVLGKGENSSTRIQASLNYNKLIANHHNVGAMLLYEENEIKGTSISARRDNYVVPIDQLFAGPLLGQTNSGTAMDDGRQSLVGRFSYDYDGKYLLEYSFRYDGSPRFPVERRWGLFSGVSAGWRLSEEKFISDRLPFLGNLKLRGSYGESGNDNTGAFQYLAGYNYPSQTYIMGGNEVSSGLVDAGVPNPNITWERTSMFNAGIDFGLKNHLLDVEFDIFRRQRKGMLGTRALQLPSTFGAGLPAENLNADQTSGMELVVSHSNKISQVKFNISGNVSFSKSKWTDYEQGEFPSQDAYWRNSVQGRWKNRFWGLKAVGQFQSEEEILSSPVQDALGNSTLLPGDIKYQDFNNDGVINDYDGQPLGRGEIPEIMYGLNLNASWKKFSVTMNWQGGANFVMQMQHFLIQPFANDMSTYAYFMDRWHRADITNPDSEWIPGRYPAIRNNGTNNNNRFSSFWLKDASYIRLKALNINYTIDLPRLERIGVKSLTAFLSGQNLITFSGLEYMDPETPTGRNSVYPLQKTYNLGFNITF; translated from the coding sequence ATGAGACAAAAATTTAGGTTTATCAGCATTTGGTCCGCGGCTGTATTTCTTTTCATTTCCATTGAGATCCCAGCGCAGATCCTGGCATTGTCTCCACAGCACAAAGTGAGCCAGGAAAGATCCGAAACACAAGTAAAACAGGTACGGGAGGTAATTCTGCAATTGAAGGAACTCTATAAAGCAGATATTCTTTTTGAAGAAAAACTCCTGGAAGGACTCGAAGCGAAGGGAATGACGGTGAAGCCCAAAAGTACGCTTGAAGAAAACCTGAGGCAGTTGCTTGCACCAGTCGGTCTCAGACACAGAAAAGTAAGGGGGAATTCATTTGTGATACTGCCCGCAAGCACAAAAGCAGCAGGTACGCCGGAAATAACACCCAGTCAAAAAAAAGGGCCCGATCACAGCAATCTGAAAACGCTGGTCAGTGATGGGCCACGCGTGTTAGCGCCGCAACAGGCTGAAATCGTGGTGAAAGGAAGAGTGACGGATTCAGAAAAGAACGAAGCATTACCCGGCGTGAGTGTCCTGCTCAAAGGATCCACAGCCGGCGTGATTACGGATGAAAAAGGTGAATTTGAGATTAAGGTGGCAGATACTTCCGCAGTCCTAGTTTTCAGCTTTATCGGATTTACCTCGCAGGAAACGTCGGTAGGTACGAAAAGTTTTGTGTCAATGGTATTGAAACCGGCGCTCAACTCGCTGGAAGAGCTGGTGGTAGTAGGTTATGGAACGCAGAAAAAAGTAAATCTCACCGGCTCTGTGGCTACGATGGATGCGAAGCAGCTGTCTGTCGTACCGTCGGGGAACGTGGGTAACCTGCTTGCCGGAAACCTGCCGGGGCTCATATCCGTACAGCGTAGCGGCGAACCCGGGAAAGATGATCCTACTTTGTCGATCCGCGGTTTCGGGAATGCGCTTGTGGTGGTTGATGGTATCGTAGGCAGGGATTTCTTCCGGCTTGATCCGAATGAGATCGAGAGTATCACCATATTGAAAGATGCGGCATCTGCGTCGGTATACGGCGTCAGCGGAGGTAACGGTGTAATCCTTGTAACAACCAAAAAAGGCGTTTCGGGCAAACCTGAGCTGAGTTATTCGATGAATTACTCGGTGCAGCATGTGACCAAATATCCAAGGCTGGTTAACTCCGAAGAATTTGCAACATTGAAAAATGAGGCAGCCGTAAACATCGGAGGCACACCGGTTTACAGCCAGGCCGATGTGCAGAAATTCCGCGACGGCAGCGACCCGATGAATTTTCCAAACTATAACTATTACGATTTATATGTAAGAGATTATACGCCGGTTGTGCAGCAAAACCTAAGCGTAAGAGGAGGAAGCGATAAGATCAAATATTTCTTTTTGCTGGGCGGGCACAAAGCTACTGCCATGTGGGGCGAGGGAGACCAGACTTACAAAAAATACAATTTCAGGTCGAATGTAGAGGCGCAGATTAATGACAACCTGAAAGTGTCCGTGGATATAGGTGCAAGGAGCGAAACGCGGAACGACCTCGTGCAGGACGCTTACTTAATGGCTTCCTGGCTGCAATACTCCTGGCCAATCGTGAACCCAAAAACGCCAGATGGAAAGATCGCAAATACCAACTACGGGCTTTCCGGATACCTGGAACCGGAACTATCGGGATATGCCAGAAACCGCCGGAATGCATTGCAGGGTAACCTCGCCATTGATTACAAAATCCCTTTTGTTGACGGCTTAAATGCCCGGTTTCTGGCGGCCTACGATTTGCTATATGAAGATTCCAAGCACTGGCAAAAGCAGATCAAGCACCACGTTTGGGACCCGGCCACGGGAAAATCGCGGGTAGTAGGCGGGCGCGACAGTAATTTTCTTGTATTGGGAAAAGGAGAAAATTCGTCAACCCGGATTCAGGCTTCGCTCAACTACAATAAGCTCATCGCAAATCACCATAATGTAGGCGCAATGCTTCTGTATGAGGAAAATGAGATTAAAGGAACGAGCATTTCTGCCAGAAGGGATAATTATGTAGTGCCGATCGACCAGCTCTTCGCGGGCCCGCTACTGGGCCAGACCAATTCGGGAACTGCGATGGATGATGGGAGACAAAGCCTCGTGGGCAGGTTCAGCTACGATTACGATGGCAAATACCTCCTCGAATACAGCTTTCGGTATGACGGATCGCCGCGCTTTCCGGTTGAGAGACGCTGGGGACTCTTCTCAGGAGTTTCGGCAGGATGGAGATTGTCGGAAGAGAAATTCATTTCAGACCGTCTTCCCTTTCTCGGAAACCTGAAACTGCGCGGCTCGTACGGGGAATCCGGGAATGATAATACCGGCGCTTTCCAATATTTGGCAGGTTACAATTATCCTTCCCAAACCTATATTATGGGAGGCAATGAAGTTTCAAGCGGACTGGTTGATGCAGGTGTGCCCAATCCCAACATTACCTGGGAGCGTACGAGCATGTTTAATGCGGGAATTGATTTTGGTCTTAAAAATCACCTGCTGGACGTTGAATTCGATATTTTCAGACGCCAGCGTAAAGGTATGCTGGGCACAAGGGCATTGCAGCTGCCAAGTACATTTGGCGCCGGACTGCCTGCGGAGAACCTGAATGCAGACCAGACTTCGGGTATGGAGCTTGTGGTAAGTCATTCCAACAAGATCAGTCAGGTGAAATTCAATATTTCAGGAAATGTCTCATTCTCGAAATCGAAATGGACGGATTACGAACAGGGCGAATTTCCCTCGCAGGATGCATACTGGCGAAACAGCGTTCAGGGCAGGTGGAAAAACAGGTTCTGGGGTTTGAAAGCGGTTGGGCAGTTTCAGTCGGAAGAGGAAATCCTCAGCTCGCCCGTTCAGGACGCACTTGGGAATTCCACGCTGCTTCCGGGAGATATAAAGTACCAGGATTTCAACAATGACGGGGTGATCAATGATTACGATGGGCAGCCGCTGGGTCGCGGCGAAATTCCGGAGATCATGTACGGGTTGAACCTCAACGCATCCTGGAAGAAATTCTCAGTGACCATGAACTGGCAGGGCGGGGCCAATTTTGTAATGCAAATGCAGCATTTCCTGATCCAGCCTTTTGCCAATGATATGAGCACCTACGCGTACTTTATGGACCGGTGGCACCGCGCGGATATTACCAACCCGGATTCGGAATGGATACCCGGCCGCTATCCGGCGATCCGTAACAATGGTACGAATAACAACAACCGGTTTTCTTCTTTTTGGTTAAAAGATGCCTCTTACATTCGTTTGAAAGCATTGAATATCAACTATACAATCGACCTGCCGCGGTTGGAACGGATCGGCGTGAAATCGTTGACAGCCTTTTTGAGCGGACAAAACCTGATCACTTTTTCAGGTCTGGAATACATGGACCCGGAAACGCCTACCGGCAGAAATTCGGTTTACCCGCTGCAAAAAACGTACAACCTGGGCTTTAATATCACTTTTTAA
- a CDS encoding RagB/SusD family nutrient uptake outer membrane protein: protein MKSKILLSFMLLAFMGCVDDVLDRKPLNLVSDADVWQSTQLVDLYLVALYDNIPTGMARGGAAFEFHYTDEASHPYAGSIFVSDYGIQALALNTTMYSWIRKANYFLEMIPTSALTAEEIATRTAECRFIRAYYYFDLVKKYGGMPIITEVQGFDTDIEALRVSRNTEKEVYDYILAELDAAAAGLPESWDATNSNRATKWSALALKSRSMLYAASIAKYGAVQLNGLIGIPADQALQYYRHSLDASKAIVDGKKYSLYAKSYDPETGSGDPAANYESIFTDENNVEVIFQKAYSDPNKTHLYDTYVLPHSFKPACCGSVGSVTLEMVESYENIDGTPGKLDYENKVFETPDVLFKNKDPRFKATVSRSESPFIGRNIQIYRGIVAPNGTVYDAPGADFPLDPSRKQVGLDGPAPLGDVGKTGFYLRKYINTKGGIVPDGRSAQNYVDFRYAEILLNLAEANFEANLDKAAALNAINQIRSRAGIAKLTTAQLTLEKVRNERKIELAFEDKRFWDMRRWRIGTSLFRNTQMHGLWPYLQYKDGNYKYTFRKQSGAPIDNGYTRLFQERDYYSDLSAYIRSNANIRNNPGW, encoded by the coding sequence ATGAAGAGCAAAATATTACTTTCATTTATGCTGCTGGCCTTTATGGGTTGCGTTGATGATGTGCTCGACCGCAAGCCGCTGAACCTGGTGTCAGACGCGGATGTGTGGCAGTCAACCCAGCTGGTCGATCTTTACCTGGTCGCGCTGTACGACAACATCCCAACGGGAATGGCACGGGGCGGCGCTGCCTTTGAATTTCACTACACCGACGAAGCTTCCCACCCTTATGCGGGTTCTATATTTGTGTCTGATTACGGCATTCAGGCTCTGGCGCTGAACACGACCATGTACTCATGGATCAGGAAGGCCAATTATTTCCTGGAAATGATCCCGACGAGCGCACTTACAGCTGAGGAAATCGCTACGCGGACTGCGGAGTGCCGGTTTATCCGCGCCTACTACTATTTTGATCTGGTCAAAAAGTACGGTGGTATGCCAATTATTACCGAAGTCCAGGGCTTTGACACTGATATCGAGGCACTCAGAGTTTCCCGCAATACCGAAAAAGAAGTATATGATTACATCCTCGCCGAACTGGATGCGGCGGCTGCCGGGCTGCCCGAAAGCTGGGATGCAACCAATTCCAACAGGGCCACCAAATGGTCGGCACTGGCGCTCAAATCACGTTCCATGCTTTACGCCGCGTCGATCGCTAAGTATGGCGCGGTCCAACTCAATGGGCTGATCGGCATTCCGGCAGACCAGGCACTGCAGTATTACCGGCATTCACTGGATGCTTCCAAAGCGATTGTTGATGGAAAGAAATATTCGCTGTACGCGAAAAGCTACGATCCGGAAACAGGGTCGGGCGACCCGGCGGCTAATTACGAGAGCATTTTTACGGATGAGAACAACGTGGAAGTAATCTTCCAAAAAGCATACAGCGACCCTAACAAAACGCATTTGTATGATACTTACGTGCTGCCGCATAGTTTCAAGCCGGCCTGCTGCGGAAGTGTGGGATCGGTGACGCTGGAAATGGTGGAATCCTACGAGAATATCGACGGTACACCCGGAAAGCTGGACTATGAGAATAAGGTTTTCGAAACGCCGGATGTGCTTTTTAAAAATAAAGACCCCAGGTTCAAAGCAACGGTTTCGAGGTCTGAATCTCCGTTCATTGGCCGAAATATTCAGATCTACCGCGGGATTGTGGCGCCAAACGGAACTGTGTACGATGCGCCGGGAGCTGATTTTCCATTAGACCCGAGCCGCAAGCAGGTCGGGCTGGATGGGCCTGCGCCGCTTGGCGATGTTGGGAAAACAGGATTTTATCTGCGCAAATACATCAATACAAAAGGAGGGATCGTACCCGACGGACGCTCAGCGCAGAATTACGTCGATTTCAGATATGCGGAGATCCTGCTGAACCTGGCAGAAGCCAATTTTGAGGCAAATCTTGACAAAGCCGCTGCATTGAATGCAATCAACCAGATACGGTCCAGGGCAGGTATTGCCAAACTGACCACCGCGCAGTTGACGCTCGAAAAAGTCCGCAACGAGAGAAAGATAGAGCTGGCATTTGAAGACAAAAGGTTCTGGGATATGAGAAGATGGCGCATCGGAACCAGCCTTTTCCGCAATACCCAGATGCACGGATTGTGGCCCTACCTGCAATATAAGGATGGAAATTACAAGTACACATTCAGGAAGCAATCGGGAGCGCCGATCGACAATGGCTACACGCGGCTGTTCCAGGAGCGCGACTATTACAGCGACTTATCCGCCTACATCCGCTCCAATGCCAACATTCGCAATAATCCCGGATGGTAA
- a CDS encoding DUF3823 domain-containing protein, translating into MKRSVSIFMVAALLSGCSIDNYEKPSLQLTGKIIDSESKELVESGGINAGTVVKTYEGSSEQPLLLSTFPDGNFVNSKMFPAEYRLVAEGPFTLVRAEQPVSLSKNESVDIEVIPNMRVKSTLVSSSTNAATVKISYQKVNAQQEAAALGITWSTSPNPNMLVFPHGKTILDDVSADKIPDSGERTYQLTGLSPKTTYYIRAAARTVNPGNYYNYSPQLVLKTE; encoded by the coding sequence ATGAAACGATCTGTAAGCATTTTCATGGTAGCCGCATTGCTTTCCGGCTGCTCCATTGATAATTACGAAAAACCTTCCCTGCAACTGACGGGGAAGATCATCGATTCGGAAAGCAAAGAACTGGTGGAATCGGGCGGGATCAATGCGGGTACCGTTGTGAAAACCTATGAAGGAAGTTCGGAGCAGCCGCTGTTGCTGAGCACGTTTCCGGACGGAAATTTTGTGAACAGTAAAATGTTCCCGGCGGAGTACCGGCTGGTGGCGGAGGGACCTTTTACACTCGTCAGGGCCGAGCAACCGGTTTCTCTTTCCAAAAACGAAAGTGTGGATATTGAAGTGATTCCGAATATGCGGGTGAAAAGCACGCTGGTAAGTTCGTCGACGAACGCTGCCACGGTGAAGATATCGTATCAGAAAGTGAACGCGCAACAGGAGGCCGCGGCGCTGGGCATTACATGGAGCACTTCTCCAAACCCCAATATGCTGGTCTTCCCGCATGGAAAAACGATTCTGGATGATGTTTCAGCTGATAAAATTCCTGATTCGGGCGAGCGTACCTATCAGCTCACGGGCCTGAGTCCCAAAACAACTTACTATATCAGGGCGGCTGCGCGCACGGTTAACCCCGGTAACTACTACAATTACAGTCCACAGCTTGTGCTGAAAACTGAGTAA
- a CDS encoding DegT/DnrJ/EryC1/StrS family aminotransferase has product MDQNIDRREFIQSASLATLGATVSFPTFSIGKTADDSKPALLGGSKAHPGPFAAWPIADNTEKSAILQTLDSKNWGRLGGNSVVDKFEQEYSKLFGAKHALGVSSGTSALQTMLGALDIGPGDEVIIPVYTFIATYNVVTLNYALPILVDTDPESFQIDPSKITPAITKQTKLIMPVHIGGSPADLDTIIPMAEKAGIPVIEDACQAHLAEWKGKKVGNLGLGGAFSFQATKNLNSGEGGAIITNNEKFAQTCYDFHNQGQGEKSTGFLPGSSGTRGTNLRLTEFQGNLLRAQMSRVVEQTETRWKNAAYLSSLLNEIKGITPAKLYKGVTKSAFHLYMFRYNKEGFAGLSREKFLNALGAEGVPCAVGYGQMNKNSYVTGLASNRHYLKVYGEKTMKDWLERNQCPQNDYLTNNESVWFFQNMLLGTRKDMEQIAYAIKRIQKYAPQLAKA; this is encoded by the coding sequence ATGGACCAGAATATTGACAGAAGGGAATTTATACAAAGCGCGTCGCTCGCAACATTAGGCGCTACGGTCAGTTTTCCAACGTTTTCGATCGGAAAAACAGCGGATGATTCCAAGCCTGCATTGCTGGGTGGCAGTAAAGCACATCCCGGCCCGTTCGCTGCCTGGCCGATCGCCGACAACACCGAGAAATCCGCTATTTTACAAACATTGGACAGCAAAAACTGGGGCAGGCTTGGCGGTAACAGTGTGGTTGATAAGTTTGAACAGGAATACAGCAAGCTATTTGGTGCAAAGCACGCACTCGGTGTTTCAAGCGGAACAAGCGCGCTGCAAACCATGCTGGGCGCATTGGATATCGGCCCCGGCGACGAGGTAATTATCCCGGTATACACATTCATCGCCACTTACAATGTGGTGACACTCAACTACGCATTGCCGATCCTGGTCGATACTGATCCTGAAAGCTTCCAGATCGATCCTTCGAAAATTACACCGGCGATCACGAAGCAAACGAAGCTGATCATGCCGGTGCACATCGGCGGCTCTCCGGCCGACCTGGATACGATTATCCCAATGGCGGAAAAAGCGGGGATACCTGTGATCGAAGATGCATGCCAGGCGCATTTGGCAGAATGGAAGGGTAAAAAAGTGGGCAACCTGGGCCTGGGCGGCGCATTCAGTTTTCAGGCTACCAAAAACCTTAACTCCGGTGAAGGTGGCGCTATTATCACCAACAATGAAAAGTTTGCCCAAACCTGCTACGATTTTCATAACCAGGGACAAGGTGAAAAATCGACGGGTTTCCTGCCGGGGTCGTCCGGTACACGCGGTACAAACCTGCGGCTGACCGAGTTTCAGGGGAATCTGTTGCGTGCGCAAATGTCGCGCGTGGTGGAACAGACTGAAACCCGCTGGAAGAATGCAGCTTACCTTTCCAGCCTTTTGAACGAAATAAAGGGAATAACACCCGCAAAACTATATAAGGGGGTAACCAAGAGCGCATTCCACCTTTATATGTTCAGGTATAATAAAGAAGGTTTTGCCGGTTTAAGCCGCGAAAAGTTCCTGAATGCCCTTGGTGCAGAAGGAGTTCCGTGTGCGGTAGGTTATGGGCAAATGAACAAGAACTCGTATGTGACAGGATTGGCCAGCAACCGGCATTATCTGAAAGTATATGGAGAGAAAACCATGAAAGACTGGCTGGAAAGAAACCAGTGTCCGCAAAACGATTATCTGACCAACAATGAATCGGTCTGGTTTTTCCAGAATATGTTGCTGGGCACCAGAAAGGACATGGAACAGATCGCCTATGCGATTAAAAGAATTCAAAAATACGCGCCGCAGCTGGCCAAAGCATGA